In Microtus pennsylvanicus isolate mMicPen1 chromosome 12, mMicPen1.hap1, whole genome shotgun sequence, the following proteins share a genomic window:
- the Srd5a3 gene encoding polyprenal reductase: MAGWAGVELSALNPLRTVWLALAAAFLLALLLQLAPAGLLPSCALFQDLIRYGKTKLSGPLRPAVCRAFDVPKRYFSHFYIISVLWNGFLLWSLSQSLFLGAPFPNWLRALLRTLGATPFRALELESRTSQMLVGELALSAFLVLVFLWVHSLRRLFECFYVSVFSNAVIHVVQYCFGLVYYVLVGLTVLSQMPMDDKNVYVLGKNLLTQARWFHILGMLMFFWSSAHQYKCHVILSNLRRNKKGVIVHCQHRIPFGDWFDYVSSANYLAELMIYISMAVTFGFHNLTWWLVVTYVFFSQALSAFFNHNFYKSTFVSYPKHRKAFLPFLF, encoded by the exons ATGGCTGGCTGGGCCGGGGTCGAGCTCTCGGCGCTGAATCCGCTGCGCACGGTGTGGCTGGCGCTGGCCGCCGCCTTCCTGCTCGCACTGCTCCTGCAGCTGGCGCCCGCCGGGCTGCTGCCGAGCTGTGCGCTCTTCCAGGACCTCATCCGCTACGGGAAGACCAAGCTGTCCGGCCCGCTCCGCCCCGCCGTCTGCAGGGCCTTCGATGTCCCCAAGAG GTATTTTTCCCACTTCTACATCATCTCGGTGTTGTGGAATGGCTTCCTGCTCTGGTCCCTTTCTCAATCTCTCTTCCTGGGAGCACCTTTTCCAAACTGGCTACGTGCTTTGCTCAGAACTCTTGGGGCCACGCCATTCCGAG CACTGGAGCTGGAGTCCAGAACCTCCcagatgctag TGGGTGAGCTGGCTCTGtctgccttcctggtgctggtGTTCCTCTGGGTCCACAGCCTGCGGAGACTCTTCGAGTGTTTCTACGTCAGCGTCTTCTCCAATGCGGTGATTCACGTCGTGCAGTACTGTTTCGGGCTTGTCTACTATGTCCTAGTCGGCCTAACCGTGCTGAGCCAAATGCCCATGGATGACAAGAATG TCTATGTCCTGGGGAAGAATCTGCTAACACAAGCCCGGTGGTTCCACATCCTTGGGATGCTGATGTTCTTCTGGTCATCCGCCCATCAGTACAAGTGCCACGTCATTCTCAGCAACCTCAGGAGGAACAAAAAAG GTGTGATCGTTCACTGCCAGCACAGGATCCCCTTCGGAGACTGGTTCGATTATGTGTCTTCAGCCAACTACCTTGCAGAGCTGATGATCTACATCTCCATGGCAGTCACCTTTGGGTTCCACAACTTAACCTGGTGGCTGGTGGTGACGTACGTCTTCTTCAGCCAGGCCCTGTCTGCATTCTTCAACCACAACTTCTACAAGAGCACTTTTGTCTCCTACCCGAAGCATAGGAAAGCGttccttccatttttgttttaa